The Fusobacterium necrophorum subsp. necrophorum genome has a window encoding:
- a CDS encoding iron ABC transporter permease, whose translation MKNYKFICLILFLFIILSIVLATFIGSADINFSQVVAIYKYHIPFFDISMDDMGLYSIIWNIRLPRAIIAVLVGGGLALTGCIMQALTGNVMAEPYTLGIQSGAGMFAAFSIAFFSKIPVLSLIGTNALAFIGAMVAMVFVYIISSRDKFKSNSTLILTGISIAMLCNAIIQLIIAFAPDNAKIRGIVFWTMGGLGGTHWEDIPVLFIVSIIGFIITYILAEQLNIISMGEETAIILGVQLDRLNRILLVSVSVMVGAIVSISGSIGFVGLIIPHIVRKLIGSDHKKLIPIATLTGALFLVWTDIVSRIIVAPKELPIGVLTSLIGVPFFLFIIKKRNQGVKK comes from the coding sequence ATGAAAAATTATAAATTTATTTGTTTAATATTATTCCTATTCATCATATTATCGATTGTTTTAGCAACATTTATAGGTTCGGCAGATATAAACTTTAGTCAGGTTGTGGCCATTTATAAATATCATATACCTTTTTTTGACATTTCTATGGATGATATGGGATTGTATAGTATTATATGGAATATTAGGCTTCCGAGAGCCATCATAGCTGTTCTGGTAGGAGGCGGGTTAGCGCTTACAGGTTGTATTATGCAGGCATTAACAGGAAATGTTATGGCGGAACCTTATACTTTAGGAATACAATCTGGTGCGGGAATGTTTGCAGCATTTTCAATAGCTTTTTTTTCTAAGATTCCTGTATTGAGTCTTATTGGAACAAATGCATTAGCATTTATAGGTGCAATGGTAGCCATGGTATTTGTGTATATTATATCTTCGAGAGATAAATTTAAATCAAATTCAACTTTAATACTAACAGGAATTTCTATTGCCATGTTATGCAATGCAATCATTCAATTAATTATCGCTTTTGCACCGGATAATGCAAAAATAAGAGGAATAGTATTTTGGACGATGGGAGGATTAGGTGGAACACATTGGGAAGATATCCCTGTTTTGTTTATTGTGTCCATCATAGGATTTATCATTACTTATATTTTGGCAGAGCAACTAAATATCATTTCCATGGGGGAGGAGACAGCGATAATATTAGGGGTTCAGCTAGATAGACTAAACAGAATATTATTGGTAAGCGTTTCCGTAATGGTAGGAGCAATTGTATCAATAAGTGGTAGTATTGGATTTGTAGGATTGATAATTCCTCATATTGTAAGAAAGTTAATTGGATCGGATCATAAAAAATTAATACCGATAGCAACATTGACCGGAGCGTTATTTTTAGTTTGGACGGATATTGTTTCAAGAATTATAGTGGCACCTAAAGAATTACCTATAGGTGTATTGACATCTTTGATTGGAGTTCCTTTTTTCTTATTTATAATAAAAAAAAGAAATCAAGGGGTGAAAAAATGA